In the Triticum urartu cultivar G1812 unplaced genomic scaffold, Tu2.1 TuUngrouped_contig_5428, whole genome shotgun sequence genome, AGATTAGTCTACTCTCTACTGTCTCTGTCTGTAGGCTGTAGGCTGTAGAAATGTAGTAGACGGTAGAACCACCCTCCTACATGTCGGTACCACTTGCGTGCATCAAGCAAGCAAAAATCCAGCCCCAACTTCACTGCAAGGATAGCGGCCCCACCTGTCAGTAACTTTCGTCTACCCGTGTGAACTCCCAAGGCTCCAAGGGACGAGAGCTGTTTAAGTATGAGTGTTTTatgttttttttagaaaaggaggatgacccccggcctctgcatctgggcgatgcatacggccattttattaattattcttacaagaccttacaaagtaatacaatagtaagactaaagccgccgtctaagccactctatccagttgatgaagggCGCAGATAGCCTGGGCCTAATACTAAACAGccatcgcagccaaacctaacatctaagacctgagatCCCATTCAGGACGCCTGCCCGGCATGGGTCTCACCGGTCCAGCGTGCACTCAGAGGCCGCCGCCACCAACTTCCACCGCTCCAACTTCAGAACTGTACTAATGCATCAACCTTGCTCGGTCCAGCTATCGTCAACGCCACCACGGCGCCCAACGGCACCTCCTCCCTGCGCGCAATCAGCTGAGCACGTCGCAGTCGCCACAGATACACCTCAACACCATGCTGCCAAGTACCACCAGCCGACACAGCTTGAAGTCTTTGGAAGATCTGTCGTGTGTAGCACCTGCCGACCAGGCATGACAAAGCGTAGCACCTGTCggtcaggcatgacttgacatctccaccgAAGCTCCGTGCAAGATGAAGCCGCTCCACCTCCAGCCTCTCTGAACGGGACGGGAGCACCCCAGGAAGACTTGAGCACCACAATCACCACGAGAGCCGGACCAACCGACCGCCATGGTGAAGCGACACCACTAACGAGAACCGCCGCCATCAGGAACGCCAAGAACGCGCTGTAGCTGTCCCACCTCCCCGCGGACCCAAAGCGGCGCCTTCAAGAAGGTGACGGAGCCGggcaccgccgccgcccaaccAAAGTTGTGGGTTTTCACCCGGGTGCAGGGGGAGGACGAGGGGGAGGGAGCTGGATCTCGAAGCCGCCTTCAAGAAGGAAACAACGCCTGGGGCGCCGCCGGCGTCGTGGCCTCCGCAGCCGGCCAAGAAATTACTCCGATCCAGAGATCCCACCCCACATCCGCGTAGTCCGCCAACGTGCTCCCTAATGTCAGTTTCCATGTCCCAATCCTTTGTAGGGTTTTTAAGTAACTCAAGTGATTGTTTCCGCTATGAGAATAATGACAACAATGTGATTCAACTTATATTTACCATTACTTTTTTTAACTACAATATGCAGCGGCAAACCAATACTATTATTTTGGTCCTTGTATTGTTTTCTTGCGCTGACTTAAAACATCTTATCTTTTTCAGATATAAGAGATGATATGCCTGATGATTTATCTCCATCGGCACAGATTGATTATGACAGACTTCTGGGTGGCCTTCTGATCGAGGGATTTGATGAAAGATCGTGTCGCAGCAGGTACCAGTTTGCACGTTATCACAGGAATGCAGCAAGAGTACTTTCTCCATACCTCATAGAAAGATTAAGGAGACAAGAAGCACTGCAGAAGAAGTGTGGTCCAGGCACCAAATCATACAACAATGCTGTAAAACAGCTCAGGTCCACTCAGAGCATCAACGGCACATCGGATTGCAACTATCTCTTCCTGATAATCCATGCCGGAATGGGTAACCGGATGCTTGAGATCACTTCAGCGTTTCTTTACGCACTTTTGACAGGCAGGGTTTTGCTCGTGGACCGTTATAAGCAGATTGCCAACACTTTCTGTGAGCCTTTTCCTGGAACTTCATGGTTGATTCCTTCAGATTTCCCTCTGAGCTATAATGAGTTCACCAAGCATAGTCCAGAGAGCTATGGTAACATGTTGCAGGAAAATGTTATCCGTGGCAACACATATCGGTCTCTAGCCAGTGCTAGGCCTCCCTATGTGTACCTCCATCTTGATGGTGACTACGCTTTCCACGACAAGCTTTTCTATTGCGAAGATGATCAACAGTTCCTGCAAGGTGTGCCGTGGCTGATCATGCGGACCGACATGTACTTTGTGCCGTCACTGTTTCTTATCCCAAGTTTCCAAGATGAACTGAGCAAGCTGTTTCCTGAAAAGGACACCGTTTTCCATCACTTGGGCCGGTATCTTCTTCATCCAACAAATGATATCTGGTATTCGGCGACAACGTACTACAGGGCCTACCTTGCTAAAGCTGATAAAGTAGTGGGGATTCAGATCAGAATATTTGAAAAGAAGGGCATCTTGCAAAGAAATGGGCCATTTCCACACGTTTTAGAACAGATCCTTTCTTGTGCTCAAGGTGAAAAGCTGCTGCCagaaatcggtgtgaccgatgaAGCTGCCGCTCGGAATAACCGGACAATCGCCGTTCTCGCGACCTCTTTGAGCTCTTGGTACAGTGATCAGATCAGGGAAAGGTACAGCGAGCACCACGCCGTCGACGGCACCACGGTGAAAGTTTACCAGCCGAGCCACGAGGAGtaccagaagaagaagaacaggAAGCACAACATGAAGGCGCTGGCGGAGATCTACCTGCTGAGCATGAGCGATGTGCTCATCACCAGCGGCTTCTCCACCTTCGGCTACGTCGCGCAGGGCCTCGCCGGCCTCACGCCGTGGATCATGTACAGGCCCGAGAACCACGTCGTGCCGGAGCCGCCGTGCGGCCGTGCCATGTCCATCGAGCCGTGCTTCCACCAGGCCCCCTACTTCGACTGCAAGGCCAAGAGGGACGCCGACCTGGGCAAGGTGGTGCCGTACGTGAGGCACTGCGAGGACGTCAGCTGGGGCCTCAAGATTGTAAATGAAACTCGGTTGTAGCTgtaagttttcttttcttttcttcacACGGTAACACAATTGTTTGCTAAAAAAATAGGGTAGGCTTCTTTTTAATTTACAGGAAAATATGTTTCACGAATGTATTTCTTTTTTCCTCTCATGCATTTGATCAGAACTGTAGATAGTTGACAAACAGATTCATTAATAGAAAATACTATGATTACCATGTTTTCTGTCATTCTTACTTAAGGGGAGGCATTGTTTTGCACATGTTGGTGTTAGTTGAGTTTCTGAGCAACGTTCAAATTTCGGTTTCTGCTCAGATTTCGCCGCCGCTGGAGTAAATTGCAGAAAACCACCACTTTGAAAGTTAGG is a window encoding:
- the LOC125529209 gene encoding galactoside 2-alpha-L-fucosyltransferase-like (The sequence of the model RefSeq protein was modified relative to this genomic sequence to represent the inferred CDS: added 80 bases not found in genome assembly), with the translated sequence LLLQRRQAGPAPEWLFRGDLFLPEVSRDIRDDMPDDLSPSAQIDYDRLLGGLLIEGFDERSCRSRYQFARYHRNAARVLSPYLIERLRRQEALQKKCGPGTKSYNNAVKQLRSTQSINGTSDCNYLFLIIHAGMGNRMLEITSAFLYALLTGRVLLVDRYKQIANTFCEPFPGTSWLIPSDFPLSYNEFTKHSPESYGNMLQENVIRGNTYRSLASARPPYVYLHLDGDYAFHDKLFYCEDDQQFLQGVPWLIMRTDMYFVPSLFLIPSFQDELSKLFPEKDTVFHHLGRYLLHPTNDIWYSATTYYRAYLAKADKVVGIQIRIFEKKGILQRNGPFPHVLEQILSCAQGEKLLPEIGVTDEAAARNNRTIAVLATSLSSWYSDQIRERYSEHHAVDGTTVKVYQPSHEEYQKKKNRKHNMKALAEIYLLSMSDVLITSGFSTFGYVAQGLAGLTPWIMYRPENHVVPEPPCGRAMSIEPCFHQAPYFDCKAKRDADLGKVVPYVRHCEDVSWGLKIVNETRL